The Alicyclobacillus vulcanalis region TAATGTTTGCTGGCATGTCGAGAAGGTCGGCGAGGACATCACGCTCATCTTCCTCAATATGGAACACGCGCGCGTGCGCGCGATCTTCTTCGTCATCTAAGTTAGTGGATATAGTTAATGGATCTACTTCTGTGGTCCCACAGACCATACGTATGGTCTCTGTGACCATACCCTCCCCCCCTGATTTCTGGGGGTATAGTCTGTGTGACCATACCCTTTGGACAAGCATCATCTGGATGGATGATGGTGTATAAGTTTGTAAAAAACTCACCGCTCTCTTTCCGTCCACGAAACTCTTTCAGCAACAACCCTGCCTCAATCAATTCCCGCACGGCTCTCTG contains the following coding sequences:
- a CDS encoding helix-turn-helix domain-containing protein, producing the protein MVELGRVRKGWISEFSQFPNRIYDTNVSGHAKAVYIYLCRRADSEGQSFPGYGTIAEEVGFSKSTIQRAVRELIEAGLLLKEFRGRKESGEFFTNLYTIIHPDDACPKGMVTQTIPPEIRGGGYGHRDHTYGLWDHRSRSINYIH